The nucleotide window AGAGACCAGTAGCAAGGCCATCTAGGCCATCGGTCAAATTTATTGCATTTGAACTGCTCGTTATTACGAAAGCAATCCAGAAGATGTAAAAAACGCCGAAATCTATACGAATATTTTTTATAAAAGGAACCTCGGTTACAGTTCTCAAAGATTCGATAGGAGGAATAAAATAGAAAATCGCGCCAATTGTCAGACCCAATAGGACTTGAGAAGCAAATTTATCGCGAGCAAGCATTCCTTTTCGGTGGCCTTTGACAATTTTAAGATAGTCATCCCAAAAACCCATGACTGCGCTAAGGAAAGTCCCTAGCAATGCTAACCATACATATATATTCCGAAGATCAGCCCATAAAAGAGTCGAGACAGTAAAGGCTACAACTATTATAATACCACCCATACTGGGTGTGCCTTTTTTGGTTTGGTGATGCTCGGGGCTATCTTCGCGAATAGGATCACCTATATGGTGTTTCCTCAAGAATTTGATAATTGGCGGCCCAATAATAAAGCTGATTACAAGACTGGTCGCAGTTGCAGCGGCTACTCTGAATGTAATATAGCGTAATAGATTAAACACTAAAGAGTTATCACTAAGGGGATAAAGGAGACGATATAACACTATTTCTCCTCCAGCTCTTTTGGTGTTTGAAGTCCCTGGCTCATGCGCCCTTTCTTGATTGCGATTCTGGTCTTGGGTGTTGGAAATCTCTGTGTTATAAAACCGGGGTGAATCGGTCTTTTATAGAGTTTTCCAAATATGTAATTTGGATCGACATATCCTCTTACACCGCTGAAGTGCACTTCGATTCTAACTCCTATCGCATAAACCATAGCGACGAATGCGACAAGAGTAAAAGCTATTGACAATATCCTCATACGGCGCACTTACACTCCCCCAATCTTTCTATAACGCGTTCGAGGCGTAAAGACCTACTGGCCTTTATTAGAACGACGTCTCCTTTCTTTAGAATTCCCTTAAGATTGTCGAACAGTGTATCTATATTGTTTGTTTGAATAATCATATGATCGGGGATACCGACTTCTTTTGCAGACTTAGCCGCATTTCCCATTTGTTCGCCGAATAGGAAAAGAAAATCTGTTTTCCCAGCGGCGTATTCGATAATTTCCTTATGGTATTTCATGCTTTCGGAACCCAGTTCCAACATATCGCCAAGAATAGCTATCCTTCGATTAAGAGAGTAGCCAGCAAAAACATCAAGGGCATGCGTCATAGAAAGAGGGCTTGCGTTATAATAATCTTCAATTAAGGTTATGCCGTCGATTTCACGAATCCTCATTCTTCCGGGGACTCCCTCGAAATCTGCAATACATTTCTTAATCGACTCGAGTCGAATTCCCAACTCCTCGGAAATCGCTATGGCGCACGCCGCTGAAAAAGCTATACCACGACCTCTAACCTGGCTAGTATATACGACGTCGTTGACTTCAAAGAAAGTTGTCTTTGTTGTGAGGATTTTCGAAATCCTATAATCTGCATTATCGCTTTCTCCGAATGTAACTATCATTTCAGGCGCAATGATTTTCTGCCTTTTGAGGCGAAAATCATCTGCATTAAGAAAGACCTTACCGGAATTGGTTAGGTGTCTCAGCAGTTCGAGTTTTTCTTTTGCAATAATATCGAGCGACTTAAGGCCTTCGAGATGAACAGAGGCGATATTTGTTATGACCGCATAATCGGCTCGAATTATTTCGGCGAGCTTTAGCATCTCGCCGGGCATGTTTATCCCTAATTCTAACACCGCGATCTCGTGTTTATCGGTAATTTCGAGAAGAGATAGTGGCAAGCCTATCAGGTTATTGTAATTCTTACTTGATTGAATGACTTTATAGCGTGAGGCAAGGCATTTCGCGACCAACGCTCGTGTTGTCGTTTTTCCTATACTTCCGGTAATGGCGATTATTTTGACATCGAGTTCTTTCCTATATGTTGCCGCAAGTTTTTGGAGAGCCAAAGAGGTATTTTTAACTATTATTTCTGGCACTGAATTCTGAATGTGACGTGAAACTACTACGGCTTTAGCGCCTTTTTTCACTGCTAGATGGACATAATCATGTCCATCGCGGAGACCGCTGAGAGCGAAGAACAATTCCCCACCGGTCATAGTGCGGCTATCAATAGAAATGCGCTCTATCGAGACCTCGCTGCACTGGTCACAATGCAAGTTTCCGTCTATCGCTTTTGCAACATATTTAAGCGATTTAGCCTTCAATTTAATCCTTTAATCCATTCATTATTAGCCATTCCTCAGCTATCTCACAATCGTCGAAATGCCTTTTGGTATTTCCAATAATCTGATAATCCTCGTGTCCTTTACCTGCTATAAGAACCACATCTCCCGGTTTAGCGATAGATAAGGCGAAATATATTGCTTCTTTTCTATTCTCGATAAGGTGTTTCTTTGCTGACTCTGGAACACCTTGGGAAACCTGTTCGATAATTGAATAGGGATTTTCTGACCGAGGATTATCGCTGGTAATGATGATGAGATCGGACATATTCCCAGCGACAGCGCCCATCTTCGGTCTTTTGCTTTTATCCCTGTCTCCACCAGCGCCAAACACAGTTATAACCTTTCCTGTCGCAATCTGCCTGCAGGAATGTATTGCATTTTTAAGGGCATCGGGTGTGTGAGAATAGTCGATATAGATCGAGAAATTCTGATTTCCAAATATCCTTTGTAGCCTTCCGAGCACTCCTTTAAATT belongs to bacterium and includes:
- a CDS encoding phospho-N-acetylmuramoyl-pentapeptide-transferase, whose amino-acid sequence is MLYRLLYPLSDNSLVFNLLRYITFRVAAATATSLVISFIIGPPIIKFLRKHHIGDPIREDSPEHHQTKKGTPSMGGIIIVVAFTVSTLLWADLRNIYVWLALLGTFLSAVMGFWDDYLKIVKGHRKGMLARDKFASQVLLGLTIGAIFYFIPPIESLRTVTEVPFIKNIRIDFGVFYIFWIAFVITSSSNAINLTDGLDGLATGLSGIVAAFLTMTAYVVGRVDFSNYLNLVYLPGAGELAVFSGAITGATLGFLWFNSHPAQVIMGDTGALALGAAFGTVAILLKKEFLLVIVGGVFVIETLSVIIQVASFKSTGKRVFKMTPIHHHFELSGWPETRVVTRFWIIGIICALVGLATFKIR
- a CDS encoding UDP-N-acetylmuramoyl-tripeptide--D-alanyl-D-alanine ligase, coding for MKAKSLKYVAKAIDGNLHCDQCSEVSIERISIDSRTMTGGELFFALSGLRDGHDYVHLAVKKGAKAVVVSRHIQNSVPEIIVKNTSLALQKLAATYRKELDVKIIAITGSIGKTTTRALVAKCLASRYKVIQSSKNYNNLIGLPLSLLEITDKHEIAVLELGINMPGEMLKLAEIIRADYAVITNIASVHLEGLKSLDIIAKEKLELLRHLTNSGKVFLNADDFRLKRQKIIAPEMIVTFGESDNADYRISKILTTKTTFFEVNDVVYTSQVRGRGIAFSAACAIAISEELGIRLESIKKCIADFEGVPGRMRIREIDGITLIEDYYNASPLSMTHALDVFAGYSLNRRIAILGDMLELGSESMKYHKEIIEYAAGKTDFLFLFGEQMGNAAKSAKEVGIPDHMIIQTNNIDTLFDNLKGILKKGDVVLIKASRSLRLERVIERLGECKCAV